Proteins from a genomic interval of Polyodon spathula isolate WHYD16114869_AA chromosome 1, ASM1765450v1, whole genome shotgun sequence:
- the LOC121324095 gene encoding ubiquitin carboxyl-terminal hydrolase isozyme L1-like yields the protein MEWKPMEINPEMLNKVMCKLGVGGSWCFVDVLGLEDESLSSVPTPSCAVLLLFPLTQQHEAFREKQAGELTGKQEENKVYFVKQTIVNSCGTIGLIHAVANNMDKLEFENDSALKKFFDDTYTLSADERAKHLEINQDIHTAHDEVAAEGQCRVEEDNVNFHFITFTNVDGQLYELDGRMEFPVNHGATKDDSFIMDAAKICRQFTEREQGEVRFSAVALCKA from the exons ATGGAGTGGAAACCTATGGAAATTAACCCCGAG ATGCTGAACAAA GTTATGTGCAAACTGGGTGTTGGTGGAAGCTGGTGTTTTGTCGACGTCTTGGGCTTAGAAGACGAATCTCTCTCCTCGGTGCCAACTCCATCCTGCGCGGTCCTGCTGTTGTTCCCTCTCACTCAACAG CATGAAGCCTTCAGAGAAAAGCAGGCCGGAGAGTTAACAGGAAAACAAGAGGAGAACAAGGTTTACTTTGTGAAGCAGACAATTGTTAATTCCTGTGGTACAATTGGACTTATCCATGCTGTTGCTAACAACATGGACAAGCTTGAATTTG AGAATGACTCGGCACTGAAGAAGTTCTTTGACGATACATATACCCTGTCTGCAGATGAGAGAGCAAAGCATCTTGAGATAAACCAG GACATACACACTGCCCATGACGAAGTAGCAGCAGAAGGACAGTGTCgg GTAGAGGAAGATAATGTGAACTTCCACTTTATTACCTTCACCAATGTTGATGGGCAGCTTTATGAATTGG ATGGCAGAATGGAATTCCCTGTGAATCATGGAGCTACAAAAGATGACTCCTTTATAatg GATGCTGCAAAAATCTGCAGGCAGTTTACTGAACGTGAGCAAGGAGAAGTTCGCTTTTCTGCTGTGGCCTTGTGCAAAGCTTAG